In Patescibacteria group bacterium, the genomic stretch AAAAACCTTAAATAATATTTTTTTCCACTTTTTTCACCTCGCCAATTACTGCTAAATTTAGCTGGTTTTTAACAAAAATATTTTGAGCAATACGTTTGACGTCACTAGCTTTAACCTTTAGTATTTTTTGCAATTTTTCTTTCGGCTCCATTATTTTTCCCGATAATAATTTTTGCTTCGCATACCAATCCGCTAAATGCGCCGAGTCTTCCAAATCGATAGCTAGTTTACCTCGCAAAAATTCCTTCGCTCTTTCTAACTCCTCGTCTGTCACGCCATATTTCTTTATTTTTTCCATTTCCTGCCAAACCAACCCGACTGCCTCACGCCAACGCTTTTTATCTAACCCCGCCTGAACAACAAAACACCCCGTGTCTTCATAAACATTGTTTGTCGCTTTAATATAATAAGCGAGCCCCCTCTTTTCGCGAATTTCAATAAAAAGACGCGAGCTCATTGTTCCGCCCAGTATCGTTGCGAGCAAATATGCCGGGTAGATGTCGACATCACGATAGCCATATGCCGACCAACTCATCGCCAGCTGCACTTGGTCTGTTTTTTTATACAAAATTTTATTTTGCGCTGACCGTTGACTGCTTAAAAATGGCGTAAAACTTATTTTATTTCTCCGATTATCTGCTTTTTCAAAATACTTTTTAACCAAATTAATATCGGTTTTTTGAAAATTACCAGCTAGACCTAAAACCATATTACTCGGCTGATAAAAATACTGCCAATATTTCAAAATCTTTTCTCGATTAATAGACCCAACGGTCTTTTTTGTTCCGATTATCAGCTCTCCTAGCTTATTACCGGAAAAAGTAAGCTCTTCGACCAAATCTTCAACGTACATAATGGGATTATCTTGATACATATTCATTTCTTCCATAATTACTCCTTTTTCTCGTTTTAATTCTTCGGCTGAAAAGACAGAACTAAACATCATGTCGGAAAGCAGTTCTAGCGCTAATCTCTTTTTTCCGGCGTTAACTTTGACATAATAACCGGTATGGTCCTTGCTAGTAAAAGCATTGTAATCGGCCCCCACGGAGTCTAGCTCCTGAGAAATAATAAAAGTTGACGGTCGCTTCTTCGTACCCTTAAACATCATATGTTCCACAAAATGGGAAATACCACGGACATCCTTATCTTCATAACGAGACCCGGCTTTCACCAACAACAAAGCCGTAACCGTTTGTGTTTCTTTTCGCGGTGCCAAAATCACAGTCAAACCGTTTTTCAAAACGTATTGTTTATACATAATGATAATAATTTTAAATTATAAATCTTAAAATATAAAAAGACAACGACTTGCTCAAATACGGAAATGATTTTTTCTTTTATAAATAAGGATCAAAAAAACTCCGAGAAAAATCATCACCCCAAATAAAATCAACAGAGCAAGCAACTTATCTTTACTCTGCAAAAAAAGCGTCAACGAGCCGAAAAAAGCGGAAAATAAATACAAAATTAAGACTGCCTGCCGCTGCGATAAACCAACATCAAGCAAACGAAAGTGTAAATGTTTACGGTCCGAGGTTTTAAAAGGATTTTTGCGCTCCCAAAAAAGTCGCCGCGCCACTACCCAAACCAAATCCAAAATTGGTATGCCCATCACTAAAAGAGCAGTGGCGATTTTACCGCCGGAAATGATGGATAAAACACCCAACATAAAACCAATAAAAAGCCCGCTTTCGCCTAAAAATATTTTAGCCGGATAAAAATTAAAAAGTAAAAAACCCGCAGTAGCGCCAGCCAAAACAATAGTTAAAATTGCCGTTTCTGGCTGCCACCAACGAGTCGCTGTCGATAAAAGAAAAATAGCAATTGAACCAATAGCGCCTATACCCGCCACCAGCCCGTCTAGACCGTCTAAAAGTTTGACGGTATAAATCATCAACATTAACCAAAAAAAAGTAAAAATATCGGCAATCAAAACAAACTTAAAAACTTTACCACCCCAGGACAACAGCGTGAATTGATATTGATTAAAATATAAAAATCCACCCAAAGGATTGGTGATTTTGTCCACGCCGATACCTCCGATAATCACGGTTAAAATTGCCAACACCGGCCAAACTAACTGCTTAATCGGACTGAGATTATACTTATCATCCAAAATCCCGCCGATCATCAAAAATAAACCAGCAATAAATAAGGTAAAAATATTATAGAGGCTGATATTTTTACCCACCAAAAAATCAGTGCAAAAAGCAAAAAACCAGACAACGACAAAAAAAGCAAAAAATATCGCCAGCCCGCCCAAAAGCGGTACTGCTTTTTTATGAATTTTGCGCGCCGGATCAGCTTCTGGTCGATCCACTATCTGCCAACGCCAAGCGACTCGTTTTATTAGCAACGTAAAAACTGCCGCCAAAATAAAGGCGGCTAAAAAACCCAGCGCAAAAACAATATATAAATTCATAAAATATTACTCATCAGTTACTCTGATTTTTCCGCCAATATCATAAATTATTTTACTGCCCCGCTTAAACTGATTCTGAATTTTCATATTAGCCAAAGCATTAGCCAGTTTTTCCTGGATTACCCGGCGCAGTGGTCTGGCACCAAACTGCGGATCAAACCCCGCCCAGGCAAGCTCCTCGATCGCCGCTGGCGTTACCTCTAGAACCACACCTTCTTTTAATAAGTTATTGGCTATTTTTTTGGTCATTAAATTGGCAATCTGGATCACTTCTTTTATAGTTAACGGTTTGAACACATTAATTGCGTCAAAACGGTTTAAAAATTCCGGCTTAAAAAATTGATTTAATTGATTGTCAACCAAATCATTTTTAATTTGTTCAATATCAACACCGGTTTTAACCTGGTCTTGAATATATTTAGTGCCGGCATTAGAAGTCATAATAACAATAGTATTGGTAAAATCTACCGTTCTGCCAGCGTTATCAGTCAAACGACCATCATCCATTACCTGTAAAAAAAGATTTAAAATATCGGAATGGGCTTTTTCGATTTCATCAAATAAAATTAAAGAAAACGGGTTGTTGCGCACCGCTTCAGTGAGTAGTCCGCCGCTCTTTTGACCAGTAGGAGCGCCGATCAAACGATAAAGGCTTTCTTTAGTTTGGTATTCGGACATATCCACTCGAATCATCAAATCCTCATTCCCAAAATAAACAGCCGCAATCGTTTTGGCTAGCTCGGTTTTACCGACACCGGTCGGACCTAAAAATAAAAAGTTGGCTATTGGTCTGGTCCCCTCGCGCATTCCAGCACGTGCCCGACGGAGCGCTGCTGCCACTTCTTTCACCGCTTCTTCTTGGTCGACCATTCTTTGATGTATCTCCTGTTCAAGACCGACCAACTTCTCCGACTCTTCTTCGCTTATTTTAGTTAACGGAATACTGGTTTTTTGTGAAACAATAGTCGCCACATCTTCGCCTAACACCGCTGATTTTTGACCCCGACTTTGCGCTACGTAAACAGCTGTTTCTTTTAAAACATCCAAAGCTTTAGCTGGCAGATAACGATCATGAATATAACGCGCTGACAATTCAACAGCGCTAACGATTGCATCGTAAGAAAAATAAATCTTGGTCTGCGCTTCTATCGATCCGACCCTGCTTTCCACAATCTGAATCGCCAAATCTCCCGTCGGTTCTTCTACTACTACTTTATGTAAAACCGAACTTAAAACACCAGCCGATTCAACGCTGCTATACCCTTGAGGCGTGGTAGTAGTAATAGCAACTGACCCGGTTTTACTTAAATAATTAGCCAAAGCATCAGATAAATCCAGACTTTCTTGACCACCGGTAGAAATACCAAGCAACTGATCCACGTCTTCAATGACTAAAATAATATTTCCCGAACGCTGCATTTCGTTAAATATACTAAGCAGTCTCTCGCTGGCTCCGGCAGCACTAACGCCAGCGGTAATTTTGGGAATACTAAGAGTCACCAATCGTTTATCCTGCATTACTTTAGGAACCTCGTCAGCTATCATGCGTTGGGCAATATCTTCAATAATCGCTGTTTTACCCACTCCGTGCTGACCGACCAAGACAACACTGTTGTTACCGCCCTCTATAATGCGTAAAACCTCTTGTATTTCGTCTTCCCGACCGATATTCGGTGGAAACAGCCCATAAACCGCCTGCCGCGTTAAATCAACGGAAAAAGCGTCTAAAAACGGCGTCATTACCGCGGTATAAGCTTTATTAACATCACCTTTGGGTCGTCGTTTACCCAAACGATGATGACGTTTCCATTGTTGATACAACCGTTCATTGATCTGCAGCCAAACAACAACATTTCTGATTTTATTCAAATCAATATCTAATTGATATAAAAGATCTGAAGCGATATTCTTTTCTTGATCAATGGCGATTAAAAGCTCGGCGACAGTAACTTGTTCCTGACGAAATAAATACGCTTGTTCATAAGCGCGAAAAATCACATTTTTTACAGTTGACGAGAGAACCGGCTGACCCGAAATTGCCGGAGAAATCTTAGCCATTGCCTCTTTAATACCCTTCATCAGCTTTTCGCCGTCAGTACCCAAACGACTAAAAATTACATTTGTTTTATGACTGCTTAGCGATCCAGCTAAAAGATGAATCGGTAAAACTTCCGGGTGGTGCCAATTTTTAGCTATCCGCCACGCCTGCTCTAATGCCCTGATTGCATCAGGAGAATAATTGCGGCTAATATCAATCTGTACATCTTTACCATCCAATAACTGTGCCCAAGTAGGAACACTCGGCGATATAAAATTTTTAGCTTTAACCGCCTGATCATCAAAAACTTTTTTTATGATGCTGATTTTTTTAGAATTAGCTATCTCTAAACGATAAAAAAGATACGAATCAACCAGTATGCTTATCCAAAACAAAACTACCTTTCCATCGCCGCGTAAATTTGGCCAACCGTGAAAATAATAGCTAAAAGGATTTAGGGTAATTTTTAATATCTCTCCCGACGCTATCGGCTCGCCATAAACCCATAAACCTAAAAGTAAGCCAACTGCTCCAAAAATCAACAAAACAATATTAACGGCTTTGGTAAAAAACTTTTCCATAGTTCGGCGGGCAATGTTTTGCCAGTCGATGGTTTCACCCCAATATAAAAAGTATTCTTCTTTTTTTTGCGAATTCAAATTTGTATACCAATAAGCGATTCCTAGTTCACCGCAAGAGTCACAACCACGACCCTGGCAGAAAGAGCAGACGATCGGATAAAAATGACTGATATTTTGCTTATTATCTGCCATAAATTATGAAGAAATGTTTATCATTAGTTGAAAAATCACAAAAATTGGTATCCCAATCCAAAAAGTAATCATTGCTAGCTGCAAAATAAAATACAAAATAATCAGCACAACCTTAAACAAAATAAAAAAAGTCCGAATGACAAAACTGATTATTTTACCAGTAATATCATACTGACCATACATTGGTTTGGTCCAATTTTTTACCCAAACCGCAAGACCTATATTAGATTCAAATAATTTCAAAGCGATAAAACGCCTTTTTATCAACCCCGCTAACCCCGAAGAATACCACCAAAACGGCCAATACAAAAAATTGCCAACAATATCTTTGACTACAAATCTAGCCGAAAGTATAAAAGGATTTTGGCTTTTCATCTTAGTTTATATTTTACCACAAAATATAAAAAAAGAAAAAGGGCGAATGCTTTTTCGCCCTTATAATATTATGCTTTTCCTGCCGCTCGATAGTAAATAACGCCGATCTCCTCGGCTTTAGTCGTTGCGACTTCACCCAAGTCATCATCAGCAACAGAAATATCTTCCAAAATACGTTGCAAGGCGTTTTTTACGTCCTGTAAAAAATCAGCGGCTTGCCGCGGCGGATCCTGCGATCCTTTATACTTAAGACGATACTTTTCGCCTTGACGCTGCACCACCATAATCTGCCGCCTCTCTCCCTGATAGAGAGTAATAGCATAACCGTTGCGACCGCTGTTTTTCATCAAATAACCAAGTGCGTCGCTTACCTCTTTGGCTTTTGAAGATGGCCAAATTTGGTTTTGGGAAAAGGCAACAGCCCCAAAGCTAAACGTCACCTCTTTCAATCCCTTTTCCGCCGCTAAATTTCTAACGACGTCAGGAATTTTAACCCGCGATACGGCGTCATGAATTCGCCGTACGGCTTTGGATATCTCGGCACGACCGACGTCGCGCATAAAAAACGCGAACTCATCGCCGCCAAACCGGCAAGCGCAATCACCGACTCGCAGTTGTCTCATCTTTTCACCGACTTGCTTCAACACTTTGTCAGCCAAATCATGGCCAATGACAGCATTGATTTTTTTGAAAAAATCGATATCAAAAAAGACAAAAACTACGTAGCGATCCACTTGACCAGTTTTTTGCAGTTCTCGACGCATTTTTTCGTAACTCTCGATAAAAGCGTCGTGTTTGAGCAGCCCGGTTTTGTCATCGACTTGCGACGCCAAACGCAGCGTAATTTCATTAAACGCCCGGTCAAAATTTTCACTTTCAAAAATTTTAGCTACGTCTCGCCATAATACACTTTGGGGCAAAACGCTGAAACGATTTTTGATACCCAACCGGGAGACGACTTTTTCCATGTACTGATCGTAAAGAACGAGTACCCGCGTTTGCTGCTCGACGGTTAATTGTAAAAGTTTTTCCCTTGCTCCTACCACCGACCTAACGGGCTGGCGGAAAAGAACTTCTTTTACTTCACGCTTACGCCAAAACAAAAGTCGTTGCCACAACTTATTTAGCCAGTGAAAAATATTTTCTCGACGAAAAGTTTCTTTTGTCAAACCGTTATTTTGCCTGCTCATACTTCCCCCTCTCTTATATCTTCAGCAAAATGCTATTTGAGTTTTTTAGGTGCAATGGTAATGGTGTAAATGGGTAAACCATATCAATTTAACAAAATATTACGTTACTGTCAAACATAACTTGTAAAAATAAACAAAATAAAAATCCCGCCCCTACAAAAAAGCGGAATTTTTTATAAAGAAAAGTTTTTCAAAGATTACATTTTTATCTCAATATCAACGCCGGCAGGAAGACTTAAGCTCATTAACGCGTCTA encodes the following:
- a CDS encoding pitrilysin family protein; this encodes MYKQYVLKNGLTVILAPRKETQTVTALLLVKAGSRYEDKDVRGISHFVEHMMFKGTKKRPSTFIISQELDSVGADYNAFTSKDHTGYYVKVNAGKKRLALELLSDMMFSSVFSAEELKREKGVIMEEMNMYQDNPIMYVEDLVEELTFSGNKLGELIIGTKKTVGSINREKILKYWQYFYQPSNMVLGLAGNFQKTDINLVKKYFEKADNRRNKISFTPFLSSQRSAQNKILYKKTDQVQLAMSWSAYGYRDVDIYPAYLLATILGGTMSSRLFIEIREKRGLAYYIKATNNVYEDTGCFVVQAGLDKKRWREAVGLVWQEMEKIKKYGVTDEELERAKEFLRGKLAIDLEDSAHLADWYAKQKLLSGKIMEPKEKLQKILKVKASDVKRIAQNIFVKNQLNLAVIGEVKKVEKNII
- a CDS encoding MraY family glycosyltransferase; the encoded protein is MNLYIVFALGFLAAFILAAVFTLLIKRVAWRWQIVDRPEADPARKIHKKAVPLLGGLAIFFAFFVVVWFFAFCTDFLVGKNISLYNIFTLFIAGLFLMIGGILDDKYNLSPIKQLVWPVLAILTVIIGGIGVDKITNPLGGFLYFNQYQFTLLSWGGKVFKFVLIADIFTFFWLMLMIYTVKLLDGLDGLVAGIGAIGSIAIFLLSTATRWWQPETAILTIVLAGATAGFLLFNFYPAKIFLGESGLFIGFMLGVLSIISGGKIATALLVMGIPILDLVWVVARRLFWERKNPFKTSDRKHLHFRLLDVGLSQRQAVLILYLFSAFFGSLTLFLQSKDKLLALLILFGVMIFLGVFLILIYKRKNHFRI
- a CDS encoding ATP-dependent Clp protease ATP-binding subunit — protein: MADNKQNISHFYPIVCSFCQGRGCDSCGELGIAYWYTNLNSQKKEEYFLYWGETIDWQNIARRTMEKFFTKAVNIVLLIFGAVGLLLGLWVYGEPIASGEILKITLNPFSYYFHGWPNLRGDGKVVLFWISILVDSYLFYRLEIANSKKISIIKKVFDDQAVKAKNFISPSVPTWAQLLDGKDVQIDISRNYSPDAIRALEQAWRIAKNWHHPEVLPIHLLAGSLSSHKTNVIFSRLGTDGEKLMKGIKEAMAKISPAISGQPVLSSTVKNVIFRAYEQAYLFRQEQVTVAELLIAIDQEKNIASDLLYQLDIDLNKIRNVVVWLQINERLYQQWKRHHRLGKRRPKGDVNKAYTAVMTPFLDAFSVDLTRQAVYGLFPPNIGREDEIQEVLRIIEGGNNSVVLVGQHGVGKTAIIEDIAQRMIADEVPKVMQDKRLVTLSIPKITAGVSAAGASERLLSIFNEMQRSGNIILVIEDVDQLLGISTGGQESLDLSDALANYLSKTGSVAITTTTPQGYSSVESAGVLSSVLHKVVVEEPTGDLAIQIVESRVGSIEAQTKIYFSYDAIVSAVELSARYIHDRYLPAKALDVLKETAVYVAQSRGQKSAVLGEDVATIVSQKTSIPLTKISEEESEKLVGLEQEIHQRMVDQEEAVKEVAAALRRARAGMREGTRPIANFLFLGPTGVGKTELAKTIAAVYFGNEDLMIRVDMSEYQTKESLYRLIGAPTGQKSGGLLTEAVRNNPFSLILFDEIEKAHSDILNLFLQVMDDGRLTDNAGRTVDFTNTIVIMTSNAGTKYIQDQVKTGVDIEQIKNDLVDNQLNQFFKPEFLNRFDAINVFKPLTIKEVIQIANLMTKKIANNLLKEGVVLEVTPAAIEELAWAGFDPQFGARPLRRVIQEKLANALANMKIQNQFKRGSKIIYDIGGKIRVTDE
- a CDS encoding GGDEF domain-containing protein — protein: MSRQNNGLTKETFRRENIFHWLNKLWQRLLFWRKREVKEVLFRQPVRSVVGAREKLLQLTVEQQTRVLVLYDQYMEKVVSRLGIKNRFSVLPQSVLWRDVAKIFESENFDRAFNEITLRLASQVDDKTGLLKHDAFIESYEKMRRELQKTGQVDRYVVFVFFDIDFFKKINAVIGHDLADKVLKQVGEKMRQLRVGDCACRFGGDEFAFFMRDVGRAEISKAVRRIHDAVSRVKIPDVVRNLAAEKGLKEVTFSFGAVAFSQNQIWPSSKAKEVSDALGYLMKNSGRNGYAITLYQGERRQIMVVQRQGEKYRLKYKGSQDPPRQAADFLQDVKNALQRILEDISVADDDLGEVATTKAEEIGVIYYRAAGKA